One part of the Sesamum indicum cultivar Zhongzhi No. 13 unplaced genomic scaffold, S_indicum_v1.0 scaffold00293, whole genome shotgun sequence genome encodes these proteins:
- the LOC105180038 gene encoding uncharacterized protein LOC105180038, which produces MEGSSRRNAGEEETPRKGGPTIQITKDELQRMIEEASRNAIVEYERRTATPVVKETARKQLFKNTEPRRESREHSEQERRSKRPASSEAGSSSHICTKRREPVISRAEVESVGRQIESLNKQIDELKKRGEIVSHNKNSPFNNDILVQTVELGFRVPDLQRYDGMKDSQEHVAAFEIVMNLYGQPGPIMAKLFATTLTGKAQEWFTNLPRGSIESYEQPREEETLKNFLGRFNNETLEVQELRIDMILSISSHGLRKGPFTSALARDPPRDVEQLMALAQKCIEEEEVNAMKDSERREREHTFHRERGHNTEECFQLTDEIETLVRQGYFQDRVPPNCKISKETMRSRSRSRDRNPGPSKTEKAPPSGNNEPTKGVIYTIAGSSSSGDLSRTRKRCSRTMSSGRGREFVPKVEEEETISFDSSDKPEESGDMNDPMFIRLDITNFTVHKVWVDSGSSADIIFKSVVDKIGLENARLEPVKTPLVSFGGSEVASLGTIELPMSMGDEPKRKTLMVKFLVVDTPFTYNVILGRPRLNSFRAVISTYHMKMKFPIEYEIGEVSCDRKEAKKCYKLSLKGESEQKKRKIKEDAEHRPYEPEHLKPSGEYKVVQLVPEEPDKTTRIGANMDREMTMIDF; this is translated from the exons ATGGAAGGTTCATCGAGGAGAAACGCCGGGGAAGAAGAGACGCCTAGGAAAGGAGGACCTACGatacaaataacaaaagatgaaTTGCAAAGAATGATAGAAGAAGCGAGTCGGAATGCTATTGTAGAATATGAGAGAAGAACTGCGACCCCAGTAGTCAAAGAAACTGCTAGGAAGCAACTATTCAAAAATACTGAGCCCCGTAGAGAGTCGAGGGAGCATAGTGAGCAGGAACGCCGGAGTAAACGACCGGCTTCATCGGAAGCTGGATCCAGCAGTCATATTTGTACAAAGAGAAGAGAACCTGTGATATCGCGGGCAGAGGTCGAGAGCGTGGGAAGACAGATAGAGAGCTTGAACAAACAAATCGATGAGTTGAAGAAACGAGGAGAGATAGTCTCACACAACAAGAATTCCCCTTTCAATAATGACATTTTGGTTCAAACAGTCGAACTGGGTTTTAGAGTACCTGATTTGCAGAGGTACGACGGAATGAAGGATTCGCAGGAGCATGTGGCTGCATTTGAAATAGTGATGAACTTATACGGACAACCGGGTCCTATCATGGCAAAATTGTTTGCAACTACGCTCACGGGAAAGGCACAAGAATGGTTCACAAATTTGCCCCGGGGAAGCATTGAATCTTACGAACAGCCG AGGGAAGAGGAGACCTTGAAGAACTTCTTGGGGAGGTTCAATAATGAGACGTTGGAGGTGCAAGAATTGAGGATTGACATGATCTTAAGTATTTCGAGTCACGGGTTGAGGAAAGGTCCCTTCACATCTGCGCTCGCTCGCGACCCTCCGAGGGATGTTGAGCAGTTAATGGCTTTAGCTCAGAAGTGCATAGAGGAGGAAGAGGTGAACGCGATGAAGGATTCTGAGCGAAGAGAGCGCGAACACAC ATTTCATCGCGAGAGGGGGCACAACACGGAGGAATGTTTCCAACTTACGGACGAGATTGAGACGTTGGTTAGACAGGGATACTTCCAGGATCGGGTTCCCCCAAACTGCAAGATTAGTAAGGAGACGATGAGGAGTAGGTCGAGAAGCCGGGATCGAAATCCTGGCCCTTCAAAAACGGAAAAAGCCCCACCCAGCGGGAACAATGAACCAACCAAAGGGGTGATCTACACCATTGCAGGGAGCTCGAGTTCGGGTGATTTGAGCAGGACCAGGAAGAGATGTTCTAGAACCATGAGCTCGGGCAGAGGAAGAGAGTTCGTGCCAAAAGTTGAAGAGGAAGAAACCATTTCCTTTGATAGCTCAGACAAGCCAGAAGAAAGCGGAGATATGAATGATCCAATGTTCATCCGGTTGGATATAACAAATTTCACTGTTCACAAGGTGTGGGTAGACAGTGGCAGTTCCGCGGACATCATCTTCAAAAGCGTGGTTGACAAGATAGGTCTAGAGAATGCTCGGTTGGAACCGGTGAAGACTCCGCTGGTCAGTTTTGGGGGGAGCGAAGTAGCCTCTTTGGGAACGATCGAGCTACCCATGTCCATGGGAGATGAGCCTAAGAGAAAAACATTGATGGTTAAATTTCTGGTAGTAGATACTCCGTTCACTTACAACGTTATCCTGGGTAGACCAAGGCTAAATTCATTCCGAGCAGTCATTTCCACTTATCacatgaagatgaagttccccATAGAGTACGAGATTGGAGAGGTGTCATGCGACCGAAAGGAGGCTAAAAAATGCTacaaattatcactaaaagGGGAGTCCGAacagaagaaaaggaagatcAAGGAAGATGCTGAACATCGACCCTATGAGCCAGAACACTTGAAGCCCAGCGGTGAATATAAGGTTGTGCAGCTCGTGCCTGAAGAACCCGACAAAACTACCAGAATTGGGGCGAACATGGATAGAGAGATGACCATGATAGATTTTTGA